The Oncorhynchus tshawytscha isolate Ot180627B linkage group LG12, Otsh_v2.0, whole genome shotgun sequence genome includes a window with the following:
- the iscu gene encoding iron-sulfur cluster assembly enzyme ISCU, mitochondrial, whose product MKVVDHYENPINVGSLDKNAKNVGTGLVGAPACGDVMKLQIQVDEKGKIVDARFKTFGCGSAIASSSLVTEWVKCKSIDEALEIKNTDIAKELCLPPVKLHCSMLAEDAIKAALADYRVKQKETRW is encoded by the exons ACCACTATGAGAACCCAATAAATGTGGGTTCCTTAGACAAGAACGCCAAGAATGTGGGGACTGGCTTGGTGGGTGCACCTGCATGTGGGGACGTTATGAAACTCCAG ATCCAAGTGGATGAAAAGGGAAAGATAGTGGatgctag aTTCAAGACCTTTGGCTGTGGCTCAGCCATTGCTTCCAGTTCTCTAGTAACAGAGTGGGTAAAGTGCAAATCT ATTGACGAAGCTCTTGAGATCAAGAACACTGATATTGCCAAAGAACTCTGCCTTCCACCAGTCAAGCTTCATTGCTCTA TGCTTGCAGAGGATGCTATAAAGGCAGCCTTGGCAGACTACAGGGTCAAACAGAAGGAAACGAGGTGGTAG